One genomic window of Dama dama isolate Ldn47 chromosome 7, ASM3311817v1, whole genome shotgun sequence includes the following:
- the LOC133059978 gene encoding spermatogenesis-associated protein 31E1-like — protein MLPIFQGARGRGGRLCWEGHQEPSVQVKYLDINIDLGRSRSPRSSESPSLNTTSAASNTEDLLFETQSRKLESQGFADQQAAAQGRATSVLLQDCETGVLLQDCATDVLLKDCHSNMFLAANILASQESLSSFQILSSGDKCNSQKLYDATSSEGSSQGQQVDRRRQLKYKSHCKESVPKDGREKYTRPKLRQIKKGLAERRAYQAQGMSHPGQKKESTESLRSKFRQLVLKKRQVPSESHFKDRIKLLLQWIFPSKGREPEEPLQKGRPEIATVQSQESIKSKSTMDSRAVEAQTVMTAVGQILKERMVFHQGPHATELNWYQAQFQGPLGLHYFHHRILSYQEERRMRRDTPRYHQATPMGHSFSKKWTIPRDSRWAFSPREPGPLPDVAGTR, from the exons ATGCTCCCCATCTTCCAGGGCGCAAGAGGTCGTGGAGGGAGACTCTGCTGGGAAGGGCACCAGGAACCTAGCGTGCAGGTCAAATACCTAGACATCAATATCGATCTCGGGAGATCACGGTCTCCAAGGTCCAGTGAAAGCCCCTCACTGAACACCACATCTGCTGCCTCAAATACAGAAGATCTACTCTTTGAGACACAGTCTCGTAAGCTTGAGTCTCAAGGGTTCGCTGACCAGCAGGCTGCGGCTCAAGGCCGAGCTACCAGCGTGCTCCTTCAAGACTGTGAAACTGGAGTACTCCTTCAAGACTGTGCCACCGATGTGCTTCTCAAAGACTGTCACTCGAATATGTTTCTTGCCGCAAACATCTTGGCTTCTCAGGAATCTCTGTCCTCTTTTCAGATCTTATCCAGTGGAGACAAGTGCAATTCCCAAAAACTCTATGATGCTACCTCAAGTGAAGGGAGCAGCCAGGGGCAGCAGGTGGACAGGAGGCGACAGCTGAAATATAAGAGCCATTGCAAGGAGTCTGTTCCCAAGGATGGGAGAGAGAAATATACAAGGCCCAAATTAAGACAGATTAAAAAGGGGCTGGCAGAACGGAGGGCTTACCAAGCCCAAGGGATGAGTCATCCTGGCCAGAAAAAAGAATCAACAGAGTCCCTAAGAAGCAAGTTTCGGCAGTTAGTCCTAAAGAAGAGACAGGTTCCATCAGAAAGCCACTTCAAAGATAGGATTAAGCTCCTTCTGCAGTGGATTTTCCCCAGTAAAGGCAGAGAACCAGAAGAGCCCTTGCAAAAAGGCAGGCCTGAAATAGCCACTGTCCAGAGCCAAGAATCAATCAAGAGCAAATCGACCATGGACAGCAGGGCTGTTGAGGCTCAGACTGTCATGACAGCTGTTGGGCAGATCCTAAAGGAGAGGATGGTGTTTCACCAGGGACCTCACGCCACGGAGTTAAACTGGTACCAAGCACAATTCCAGGGCCCCCTAGGTCTACATTACTTCCACCACAGAATCCTGTCTTACCAAGAGGAAAGGAGAATGAGGAGAGATACACCCCGTTATCACCAAGCCACCCCAATGGGCCATAGCTTTTCCAAAAAGTGGACCATTCCCAGGGACAGCAGGTGGGCCTTCTCACCCAGGGAGCCAGGTCCCCTTCCAG ATGTGGCTGGGACAAGATAG